From the genome of Labeo rohita strain BAU-BD-2019 chromosome 12, IGBB_LRoh.1.0, whole genome shotgun sequence:
aacaaatatgaaCATCTTGTTATTTTTAGGTACAATGTAATAATTGGCTCATCCGCCAGTATAATGGGCCCTCAAATCCCAGAGGAGACTAAGGAGACATTTTGTCAACACCTTAATTCCTACAATGTTTGGTCTCTGACAGGTAAAGATACTGTGGTGCTTTTGAATCTAATGTAAATTGGCATTTTTACATAAGAATTTACATCTTATATGAATAGGCCTTTTTGAAcagggctgttttttttttctccagggCTCGAGTATGTGATCACTCAGCTGAAATCCCTGATCTTGTCTTTTGGGCTGATTGACAGACACCTAAGCGTGGAACAAGCTGTTCTCCTGTCAAGACTTGAGGAAGAATACCAGGTTTGGTAGCTTTTGTTCCAGCTGTTTAGTATTTATTACTTAGAACCATTTTGCCCATGTAAATAATTACTGTacattctattctgttctgtctTAGATCCAACGATGGGGAAATGTGGAATGGGTCCATGATTACGACATGTACGAGTTGCGAGCACGAACAGCTGCTGGTGCAATGTTTGTGCATCTGTCTTCTGAAAGCACAGCTGTCAAGAAAAAAATTTTACAGGACTGATAAGGCCAAAAAGGCActgaaaaaatgtgatttttgttaTCTCTGTCCTTGTTTTCCTTTTACAGTAAGCTGCAGTGACACCAGATACCTAACCAGTAAAATGCTGTTGCTGTCTAGTTGTGTTTTGAGGAATAATATGAATGTCTAAGGTCATGAtatgtatttttagtttcaacagCTGACTGTAAATGCAAAATCCCAGTATTTTGATGTCAAAGCTGTGAAATGGTTTAGCTAAAATGTTGGACACACAAAACAAGActgataaattataataatgtgcACATGTCTGATTGAGTCATCTCTTTATTTTAACTACACTTAATCCACTGAAGCAAGTACATAGCCTGAAAGAGCAATCTGCTACATAGCCATTAGTATTAGTATGAAACCTGCGGTATAAAGCAAAGTCATGTCAGCAAAATCACAGCTGTCCCTTTAATTGGCTGGCGTGTTATTTCAACAACAGACTGCAGGTTCAGCCAATAGCTTTTTTGGGCTGAATTACGCAACCAATGGGATTCGTCCATGGGTGGGGCTTGAGTGTTTACTGTCTCGTTGACTGTTAGTCGTAGGGTATGTTGACAAGATGGAGTTCTTGCTGGGAAACCCATACAGTACTCCGGTGGGACAGTGCATTGGTATgtttttcagaaattaaatgatgattaaaaATTGTGTCGTAACAAGTTAACGCCTAAAGCGACGCATTTAGCTAAGCCGCTGAGTAGAAACTCAACATATGGATGGCCTGTCAGTTAGCAGGCTAACAGCTAATGCTCAATAATGCTAGCTGGTCTAACTTACAGTTACTTCTCAATATGTGCTtcttaaaatgataatttgcgtaattttttaaatgaccgaTTAAAGGGAGGCAAAACGCttaactttaagtttaagtaaGCTGGGATGCTACTTTCACTTACCAGCTGGTATTAGCCTGCTAGCCAGCCAGTTGACACTGCGTTTATCTCTCACACCCAGTTTCATAGCAAAAGCTTGAGGTAATGTGTGTAAATGATTCATACTATTGATCAACTGTTATAAATGGACACTCTGTGTGAGGAAACTGACAGCTTGCTTTGGAAGATAACCAGCTTGCAAGCACATACTGCGTAGCAGTTTGCAGTTCAGTGTAATGTCATCAGTGCCGATGTTAAACCAGATTGTCTTATTACTGAAAGGTGGTAACCGATTATCTTATCAGTTTGCATTTTTGACTTTTCCCAGAAAGGGCCACAGATGGCTCACTACAAAGTGAAGACTGGACGTTGAATATGGAAATATGTGACATAATTAATGAAACAGAAGATGGGTAAGACATCAAAGATGCGGGATTTAtagcatttgacattgaatTCAGTAACCTCCGTGCTGACATATTCCTTCAGTCTTAGGAAACTGTAAACATTGTCACAGAAGCTGTCAGTATTACagttgcatatttatttttatgttaattatgtCTAGTTATGGCTGAATGATCATGCCATCAGTTATTCTGTGGCTATTCAAATCCATTCCAAGTCCAGGACGTTACATAAATTGAATAGTCATCACAATGTGTTATTTATAGAAGCTAGCAATGCTTGCTTGGAGAAGATGATTCATTCACTTGACCTTGTCATTGTAATGTGGTAATGGGTGCTTTTTAGCAGCACATATGTGTTATTTGGTTATTTATCTCATTTATAGGCCTAAGGATGCTATAAGAGCTGTGAAGAAGAGGCTTAATGGGAATAAAAACTACAGGGAGGTGATGCTTACCCTGACGGTGAGAGACATACAATGGAAACAATTAGCTTTGCAGTCTTTCTAACatctaataattaattttttttagattgtccTGTTCATTTTGATTTACATAATGTGTTTAGGTTCTTGAGACTTGTGTAAAGAACTGTGGGTACCGGTTCCATGCACTCGTCACCACCAGGGACTTCATTGATGGCGTTTTGGTGAAAATCATATCTCCTAAAAACAACCCACCTGCCATAGTGCAGGACAAAGTACTAGCTTTGATACAGGTATGGATTTGATGTTTTAATTGTTCAATGAAAGAATTAATATTGGTTTGTGGTTCAAATGCAATATGAGGAACGGAAACATATGGCATTTCAAAAATAAGGGCATGATAGAGAGGGAGAGGAGGTGCATTATGAGGCTGGTTACCTGATGCGCTGTAGTCAAGGAGATCGGACTAATTCATTGGCGCTGAAGTTGTGCTCATTACAACCTAGTGGGTCAGGTTACTAGGTTTGGCTCAGATGACCAAGGGTGACTTCAGTTTGCTTGGTCTTGCATTTAATGTGATGCTAGAAATTTCTTATGATTAAGTTTAAAGATTAAAAGTCTGGAATGGCTTTGTCCAAAGAGAAACTAGGCACGTTAAGTTTGtgctttgcattttttttgacattcaaacaacattatttaaaacagtcaacTGATTGTAGTACCAACACCACCTTACAAAAGTCAAAATGTGTCAGTGTTTTAGAATGATACAtatgaaagatcatgtgacactgaagacaggagtaatggcTGTTAAAACTagagctttgccatcacaggaataatttacattttaaaataaacactgtcgTTTcgaagtttgggatcagtacgatttttattattatttttattttttttaagaatcaaggctgcatttaattgaccaaaacacagaaaaacagtaatattgtaaaatattattacagtttaaaataatggttttctattttaatatattttatgatgcaaagctgaattttcaggatcattactccagtcttcagtgtcacatggtccgtcagaaatcatgctaatatgctgttatattacttttattatcaatgttggaaacagttgtgctgattaatatttggaatatttggaacctgtaattgaACCCTTTGAtgtataaaaagttaaaaagaatttatttaaaatataaatcttttctaacaatataaggcATTGCTATCACATtctatcaatttaacacatctatGGTGAATAGAAGTATCAataatttactgaccacaaacatttaaatggtagtttatattgttacgaaggatttttattttaagtaaatgctgttctttttaactttatatttattaaagaatgctgaaaaaaggtAGCaaaggttccaacaaaatattaaacacaacaactgtttacaacattgacaataaatcagcatatataAGGATTGtatgacattgaagactggagtaatgatgctgaaaattcagctttgcatcacaggaataaattacattttaaaatatatttacatagaaaacagttattttacactgaaataatacttcacaatattacatttttttttttttcctggatttttgattaaatgcaaataaatgcattaaaatattactgatctCAGACCTTTGAATGGCAGGTGTATGAGCGTagaaacagttaatttaaatgtagttatatttcacaatattactgtttcactgagtttttgattaaataaatgcagctctgGTGAAAGACGTCTTCATATTTTCCTAAATCTTGTAGCTTACCCatcctcatgctgttccaagcctgtatgaatttattttttctgttgaatacaaaagaagatattttgaagaatatgggTATGTgggtagtattttttttccatgctaTGAAAGTCATTAGGGACTTTTTTTaaacccacattcttcaaaatattatcGTTTGTGCTCAATAGGAAAAATataacagatttttcatttttgagtgaactatccctttaacagggTGTTTAATGATGAAATGGAGAAGATCTGAAAAGTTGTGCTGCAGTTATCAAATATATTATTAGCTATTCTTTAAAGAGGCAAGATTTTAAAGCATATAACAAGTTTGCATGTACTCTATACGTCAGGCATGGGCAGATGCCTTCAGGAGTAGTCCAGATTTGACTGGAGTAGTCCACGTCTATGAAGAAATGAAAAGGAAGGGAATAGAGTTTCCTCGATCTGACTTGGAGACCTTGTCCCCCATTCACACACCACAACGGGTAGGTGTGTTGTGCATGTTATGGTTTGTTTATCACAGAGGTTCTGGCAGGTTATTGCTTTACCTTCCCTCTTTATCTCTGCACTTTCGTTCCTTGTCTTTAATAGCAGCAAAGTGCTCCGGAGTTGGACCAGCAGAAATATAACGCCCCAGTCCAGCCTAAGCCACAGCCTAACCCTGCCTCCGCTCCTCCCTTTTCTGCCCCTGTGGCCCACACTTCGCCACAGATGCCTAATCTGCACATGCCTGGGCCCATCAACCCTTCCCCTGAACAGGTACTGCAGCACCTCCtttctttgttcttttaaaTGGGATAGATcaacaaaaactatttgtttTCATAGACTgcataatgatttaatttaatatcgTTCTTTAGATTTGCAAGCTGCGCAGTGAGCTCGACATTGTGCGTGGGAACACTAAGGTGATGTCAGAGATGTTGACTGAAATGGTTCCAGGTCAAGAGGATCCATCCGATCATgagcttctccaggtttctCATCCAGAATTCTGTTTACTTGGCTTGAAAGAGCTACTGAAGGCCACTAGAGGGAGTGTTGGTGCAGCATTTTGttgactgtttttattattcagtgttACATGGTTTGCTTCCTTTGTTTAAAGGAGTTAAACAGAACATGCAGGGCCATGCAGCAAAGGATTGTTGAGCTTATCTCGCGCGTATCCAATGAGGAAGTCACAGAGGAGCTCCTGCACGTCAATGACGACCTCAACAACATCTTCCTACGATATGAAAGGTGTGGCCCAAGGCACAAAGAATTTATTCaccaaaaaggtttttttttaatatttactcaccctcatattaaaggattagttctctcctgaattaaaatttcctgataatttactcacacccatgtcatccaagatttttaagtctttctttcttcagtcaaaaagaaatgaaggttttgaggaaaacattccaggatttttctccatatagtggacttcagtggggattaATGGGCTGAATGTCCAAATTGCCGTTTCAGTGTAGCTTCAAGGGATTCTACACGATTCCACCCagagaataagggtcttacctagcaaaacgatcagtcgttttctttaaataaataaataagaaaatgtatatactttttaaccactaatgctatatggagaaaaatcctggaacgttgtcctcaaaaaccttaatttcttttcgactgaagaaaaaaactgcataaacatcttggatgacatggggtgattAAATTAATAGGAAATtataattctggagtgaactaatcccttAATCTTCAAAGCACATTTGCTATTGAAAcctgagagctttctgtccTTCCATTGAAAAGCCAGATACCCAAAACTTCCAAGAAGTTGCAAAAATGTtataaagatgttttaaaatgaatccaTGTAAATAGAGCAATTTAAACCAAGTCTTGTgtgaacagatttaatttaggcttttatttcCATCTAAACAATGATCAACGCATACAGTCAGACTAAAATTTATTCAAACACTTTCAAAATTTCttacattatcacagtttattcgctatagttCAGAAagtagtaataaaatatgacaagaactctgtgtcagaacaaattcatgaaattcagctttgatagaAAGTAGGGATGTGCGGGTCTAGTCGACTAATCGGATACAAAACTTTCGCTTGAATGACTATCAAATTAGTCGTTGTACACATCCCTATTAGAAAGGtgtgtaatggattacaatcaaccaaaaattattcagacacctgtTAGTATGAcattatttacacaactatcaatactttgttgaccaattacaAAGCAATGCTtgattttgttcagtctgtggtgtaagaAAGTCGCATtagtaattaaagaaaaaaactcttaagcaaaacatggtcaggtcaaagtgtctgaataacttttgatcccaaatttttatcaattttactggtagtccactgtatgaagaatttttgggtataatcacagtttactttattttgctaccCTTACTTGAACTatatgaactatagtgtcctgcactgACTAGTAGGagaatatcaaaaattatatctggtgtctaaataatttttggtttgattgTACATAGCACACATTGCATATGGTAATCTCGGAAGCTCAGACATGCATCCGTGATGCACGAGAACCAAtgagtagggccctatgaatccgttttattttttcccaaattccgttttctttttttccaaattccgtttttttcccatttaaatttttctcaactcctttttaatgattaaattaaattttattaatcaaaaagcatgtctaattaattaaaatcatgaaacttatacagtTTCACATCAGTGTACTAAAGGTTTAATAAAAacgtttagggccctatgaaatgttttatttttttcttaccatatttttattgttatcaaattctgtgttttagcatgtctaattatttgaatgcatacttaatttattcttaatttaCTCTCctatgaaggcataaaacataaatttaatttatcttttaattattgaaaactaagtaaactttttttttggcaaacaaagggttatttactattaattaattaaaattaaaacatggaagaaatgttgtgtgatttatacactaaaaaataatgtttgtttcattttagtagtagtagtaatagttatatatagtaatatatatctggcactatgccttcaagttaaaccggacttttattttgacaagttgccgtgtctacctttacatttctgtgtgtatatgatataacgctagttttcctaaaatggaatggtcaaatgctcatgaattGACTCTaagcagatattgttcatgtatttatgtcctcatttagtgagacgacagatgctgaaatcact
Proteins encoded in this window:
- the tom1l2 gene encoding TOM1-like protein 2 isoform X3, whose translation is MEFLLGNPYSTPVGQCIERATDGSLQSEDWTLNMEICDIINETEDGPKDAIRAVKKRLNGNKNYREVMLTLTVLETCVKNCGYRFHALVTTRDFIDGVLVKIISPKNNPPAIVQDKVLALIQAWADAFRSSPDLTGVVHVYEEMKRKGIEFPRSDLETLSPIHTPQRQQSAPELDQQKYNAPVQPKPQPNPASAPPFSAPVAHTSPQMPNLHMPGPINPSPEQICKLRSELDIVRGNTKVMSEMLTEMVPGQEDPSDHELLQELNRTCRAMQQRIVELISRVSNEEVTEELLHVNDDLNNIFLRYERYERFRSGRTAQGVNNGVLNEATEDNLIDLGPGSPAVVSPRISATPPSSLPPSVAPIRSASPVTLSSRLAGLDVGSDSVSGTLSSLTACQPQDDFDMFAQTRTGTIPERKNTPFEDTKASSGVAPTLDVRQQHTGKGDEGEEGVTSEEFDKFLEERAKAAEMVPTLPTPPSDELPAAAGASANASKKAGRSEDSLFAL
- the tom1l2 gene encoding TOM1-like protein 2 isoform X1, yielding MEFLLGNPYSTPVGQCIERATDGSLQSEDWTLNMEICDIINETEDGPKDAIRAVKKRLNGNKNYREVMLTLTVLETCVKNCGYRFHALVTTRDFIDGVLVKIISPKNNPPAIVQDKVLALIQAWADAFRSSPDLTGVVHVYEEMKRKGIEFPRSDLETLSPIHTPQRQQSAPELDQQKYNAPVQPKPQPNPASAPPFSAPVAHTSPQMPNLHMPGPINPSPEQICKLRSELDIVRGNTKVMSEMLTEMVPGQEDPSDHELLQELNRTCRAMQQRIVELISRVSNEEVTEELLHVNDDLNNIFLRYERYERFRSGRTAQGVNNGVLNEATEDNLIDLGPGSPAVVSPRISATPPSSLPPSVAPIRSASPVTLSSRLAGLDVGSDSVSGTLSSLTACQPQDDFDMFAQTRTGTIPERKNTPFEDTKASSGVAPTLDVRQQHTGAALDQSSVMDDIEEWLCTDVKGDEGEEGVTSEEFDKFLEERAKAAEMVPTLPTPPSDELPAAAGASANASKKAGRSEDSLFAL
- the tom1l2 gene encoding TOM1-like protein 2 isoform X2, translated to MEFLLGNPYSTPVGQCIERATDGSLQSEDWTLNMEICDIINETEDGPKDAIRAVKKRLNGNKNYREVMLTLTVLETCVKNCGYRFHALVTTRDFIDGVLVKIISPKNNPPAIVQDKVLALIQAWADAFRSSPDLTGVVHVYEEMKRKGIEFPRSDLETLSPIHTPQRQSAPELDQQKYNAPVQPKPQPNPASAPPFSAPVAHTSPQMPNLHMPGPINPSPEQICKLRSELDIVRGNTKVMSEMLTEMVPGQEDPSDHELLQELNRTCRAMQQRIVELISRVSNEEVTEELLHVNDDLNNIFLRYERYERFRSGRTAQGVNNGVLNEATEDNLIDLGPGSPAVVSPRISATPPSSLPPSVAPIRSASPVTLSSRLAGLDVGSDSVSGTLSSLTACQPQDDFDMFAQTRTGTIPERKNTPFEDTKASSGVAPTLDVRQQHTGAALDQSSVMDDIEEWLCTDVKGDEGEEGVTSEEFDKFLEERAKAAEMVPTLPTPPSDELPAAAGASANASKKAGRSEDSLFAL